One window of the Babesia microti strain RI chromosome IV, complete genome genome contains the following:
- a CDS encoding DNA cross-link repair 1 protein (overlaps_old_locusTagID:BBM_III07955) — translation MESHLLYHNGDSPPLVIDMFHRNKLNGWIDFKRLKCTVSELKYFLTHFHSDHYGGIGKTWSNTIYTSHITGTLVEKVLGVNPKYICKLQLNRVYKLCNFTFSFVGANHCPGSVMIIFEFVSGKRILHTGDFRYHNTILKSLNIQAPDTTCDLSDVDLLFLTDYESDDSNHDTELKLVDKTATLIDANVIFDIVLMDTTFSLIKGVFPTQDVVIAQVIEDVSNHLKECSGKCLFLFGSYLLGKERLYFSVAHKFAMPIVFANQKQHKIITSLPLKSKYFSLISNTHDINGNDITNGVTGIIHIVSLHLLGTVYPRFIPNMKWIENYLTEVNNNTASCAEFDRVVAYLPTGWAHKFHMKSNQYKNVYATSVSYSEHSSASEIEQFVSVLKPRQIIPSVYSNQNEREQILLMYSKYTKHNNHSKSAKNEVIKNEGGTVKTVKRMRQQVLDEFYAK, via the exons ATGGAATCCCATctattatatcataatgGCGATTCTCCCCCGCTGGTGATTGATATGTTTCACAGGaataaattgaatggtTGGATCGATTTCAAACGTCTAAAATGTACTGTCAgtgaattaaaatatttcttaACCCACTTTCATTCTGATCACTATGGAGGAATTGGTAAGACTTGGTCCAACACTATATACACAAGCCATATCACTGGTACATTAGTGGAAAAGGTTTTGGGTGTAAATCCAAAgtatatttgcaaattacaACTCAACAGAGTTTATAAACtatgcaattttacattCAGTTTTGTGGGTGCTAACCACTGTCCTG GATCtgtgatgataatttttgagTTTGTTTCTGGTAAAAGAATCCTACATACTGGAGATTTCCGCTATCACAACACAATACTAAAATCACTTAATATTCAAGCACCAGATACGACTTGTGATTTGTCTGATGTTGATCTATTATTTCTAACTGATTATGAAAGTGATGATTCTAATCATGATACTGAGTTGAAATTAGTTGACAAAACTGCAACGCTTATTGAtgcaaatgttatatttgaCATCGTCCTAATGGATACCACATTTTCACTTATAAAAGGTGTTTTCCCAACACAAGATGTAGTGATAGCACAAGTGATTGAAGATGTATccaat CATTTGAAGGAATGCTCTGGGAAGTGTTTGTTTTTGTTCGGCTCGTATTTACTGGGTAAGGAGCGTTTGTACTTCTCAGTGGCTCATAAATTTGCTATGCCTATTGTATTCGCCAACCAAAAGCAGCACAAAATCATAACTTCACTGCCACTTAAATCAaaa tACTTTTCATTAATCTCCAATACACATGATATAAATGGTAATGACATCACAAACGGCGTCACTGGAATAATACACATAGTATCTCTGCATTTGCTTG GCACAGTGTATCCAAGATTCATACCCAACATGAAATGGATTGAGAATTATCTAACTGAAGTTAATAATAACACAGCTAGTTGTGCAGAGTTTGACCGTGTAGTTG CTTATTTGCCTACTGGATGGGCTCACAAGTTCCATATGAAGTCAAATCagtataaaaatgtttatgCAACGTCTGTATCGTACAGTGAACACTCGAGTGCAAGTGaaattgaacaatttgtatcAGTACTTAAACCCAGACAAATA attccCTCTGTTTATTCGAATCAAAATGAACGGGAACAGATATTGTTGATGTACTCTAAATACACGAAGCACAACAATCATTCTAAAAGTGCCAAAAATGAAGTCATAAAGAATGAAGGTGGGACTGTAAAAACTGTAAAGCGTATGAGACAGCAGGTGTTGGACGAATTTTACGCCAAATAG
- a CDS encoding hypothetical protein (overlaps_old_locusTagID:BBM_III07995) gives MVARILNRIYIAAKDESNPFQDRQLSQSIEHILDNISPSARSVEELEELALSKFGCREETKNLLQQLKEACEEAWSKITAFDRLVTSHSKGISLGAAKDKRAHLEEIKLKLEKKIKENNTLIQNAHENIDLQTATVLKLTNQYASDARIMKKKSAMGLHGDLYVNYR, from the exons ATGGTAGCTAGGATATTAAATCGCATTTATATTGCGGCAAAAG ATGAATCCAATCCATTCCAAGACCG TCAACTTTCGCAATCAATTGAACACATACTCGATAATATATCACCCAGTGCCAGATCAGTTGAG GAATTGGAAGAGTTGGCGCTATCAAAGTTTGGTTGCCGCGAAGAAaccaaaaatttgttacaaCAGCTGAAGGAAGCTTGCGAGGAAGCTTGGTCCAAGATCACCGCTTTCGATAGACTTGTCACTTCTCACAGTAAAGGCATATCTCTGGGTGCTGCTAAGGATAAAAGGGCACACTTAGAGGAGATAAAGTTGAAGTTGGAAAAGAAAATCAAGGAGAATAATACCTTGATTCAGAATGCCCATGAGAATATCGATTTGCAAACCGCAACGGTACTGAAACTAACAAATCAATATGCATCAGATGCAAGGATTATGAAAAAGAAGTCTGCTATGGGCTTACACGGAGActtatatgtaaattacaGATAA
- a CDS encoding NLI interacting factor-like phosphatase (overlaps_old_locusTagID:BBM_III07990), translating to MEHTVSPQEIEPSRNCKLVTKTQKSTSEKLESISSSTSTQDDHEEERDGNFDLPNTTDLPLCTLPEFNIVPCVNLKELIINYIKNVPTLTWLPISVSILSLAVTPDNSIPSHILLPRATITNSSKMSPNLINNATKSNINSIKFRGKAAKRAVSVILNKKTYSRKRCRTHTRTMFKPISLNPRLSESSTINNIKGKLPKLLVVLDMDETLIHMHTNPHVHYDYTINLLEHSKSEDPMFISCNIHPTMYISLRPGVKEFLRYLSVNSDFYEVALFTAGTQLYADAVLEGLDPNCTIIPSQNRYYRESCDLATINPYSLMDVSLLGTTIENVGQVISFLQKDLSKLGWPLTRTLLLDNSLLSFSLHPDNGVWIKSYFPEKSQHEDRRDESENRECLFKFSEVIELLEVLKDVADVRPHLRNHFNLTRLLGKSFDTNDHHNDNKSLTAVDKIGVNNIGLSMDK from the coding sequence atggaACATACAGTATCACCTCAAGAAATAGAACCATCAAGAAATTGTAAACTTGTAACTAAGACTCAGAAAAGCACAAGTGAGAAATTGGAGTCCATTTCTTCAAGTACTTCAACGCAGGATGATCATGAGGAGGAGAGGGATGGTAATTTTGACTTGCCAAATACAACAGATTTGCCATTATGTACATTACCCGAGTTCAACATTGTCCCATGTGTCAACTTAAAGGAACTTATTATTAACTATATAAAGAATGTACCCACACTTACATGGCTTCCAATCTCTGTTTCCATTCTAAGCTTAGCTGTTACTCCGGATAATTCAATTCCTTCTCACATACTCTTACCTCGAGCTACAATCACGAATAGTTCAAAAATGTCACCAAATTTGATCAATAACGCAACTAAATCTAACATTAATAGCATTAAATTTAGAGGAAAGGCAGCAAAACGTGCTGTGTCtgttatattaaataaaaaaactTATTCGAGAAAGAGGTGTAGAACTCATACTAGGACCATGTTCAAAccaatttcattaaatcCAAGGCTTAGTGAGTCTTCCACGATAAATAACATAAAAGGTAAATTGCCCAAGCTTTTAGTAGTACTAGATATGGACGAGACACTGATCCACATGCATACTAACCCACATGTACATTATGATTATACGATCAATTTGCTGGAACATTCAAAATCGGAAGACCCTATGTTTATTAGTTGCAATATCCATCCCACCATGTATATATCACTACGGCCAGGCGTAAAAGAATTTCTTAGGTATCTAAGTGTCAATAGTGATTTTTACGAAGTTGCTTTATTTACGGCCGGCACACAATTGTATGCCGATGCAGTGTTGGAAGGGCTAGAtccaaattgtacaataataCCATCGCAAAATCGTTACTACCGTGAGTCGTGCGATTTGGCCACAATTAACCCTTATTCTCTGATGGATGTTTCACTTTTGGGGACTACAATCGAGAATGTCGGTCAAGTAATATCCTTTCTACAAAAGGATCTTAGCAAACTTGGCTGGCCTCTAACGCGCACTTTACTGTTGGATAATTCATTACTCTCTTTCTCATTGCACCCAGATAACGGCGTGTGGATCAAAAGTTATTTCCCTGAAAAGTCTCAACATGAAGATAGGAGGGATGAGAGTGAAAATCGGGAATGTCTATTCAAGTTCAGCGAAGTAATAGAGCTCTTGGAAGTTTTAAAAGATGTTGCTGATGTGCGTCCACACTTACGCaatcattttaatttgacTAGGCTGTTAGGCAAATCTTTTGACACTAATGATCAtcataatgataataagAGTTTAACCGCAGTGGATAAAATTGGGGTTAATAATATAGGGTTAAGTATGGATAAGTAA
- a CDS encoding conserved Plasmodium protein, unknown function (overlaps_old_locusTagID:BBM_III07970) has protein sequence MLHILPIIICLNVICVFSNDLNNECNHKWQGLLTLIPNEKHPTSGCNVTAVLDSSHLTMYKGDKKIVEIKLIHIKAPIHVVPNSTECLTIYHEDKSNMLCSPNEYSRDAWWLALTQQLICLRLGKMRNEIAGETSLEEQQELESEHVLTNNKQKGVNIHIDDDVKNLPKISIHYSHNNSENKEESGDINEEKEGTNEENEDTNEEKGNTNDDGGDEDSENGEDSENGEEG, from the exons ATGTTACACATTCTTcctattattatatgtttGAATGTTATATGTGTATTCTCCAACGATTTGAATAATGAATGCAATCATAAATGGCAGGGACTTTTGACATTGATACCAAATGAGAAG CATCCCACATCAGGTTGCAACGTCACAGCAGTTTTGGATTCATCGCATTTAACTATGTACAA GGgagataaaaaaattgtggaaATCAAACTTATTCACATAAAAGCACCTATTCACGTGGTACCCAATTCCACTGAATGTTTGACCATTTACCACG AAGACAAAAGTAACATGCTCTG CTCCCCAAACGAATATTCAAGAGATGCCTGg TGGCTCGCTCTAACACAACAACTCATATGTCTACGTCTAGGAAAGATGAGAAATGAAATCGCAGGAGAGACTTCGCTAGAAGAGCAACAAGAATTG GAATCGGAACATGTTTTGACCAATAATAAGCAGAAGGGTGTCAATATACACATCGATGATGATGTAAAGAATCTCCCCAAAA TCTCTATACATTACTCGCATAATAATAGCGAAAACAAGGAGGAAAGTGGAGATATAAACGAGGAAAAGGAGGGTACAAATGAAGAAAATGAGGATACAAACGAGGAGAAGGGAAATACAAACGATGATGGTGGAGATGAAGATAGTGAAAATGGTGAAGATAGTGAAAATGGTGAAGAAGGATGA
- a CDS encoding ubiquitin activating enzyme (E1) subunit Aos1, putative (AOS1) (overlaps_old_locusTagID:BBM_III07980): MKRNAEEANLDDLITLYSRPIQTFYPQVSNKLPTFSGISDTKIFDRQIRLWGIEIQQRLMSSTVLFAGKNVILEETAKNCLLTGMNIKFLNCQLVDDIDCKFSFFVKPQDLGTPHSLSLATRLKTITTNPGRVTGHIGALCTARSSQINVHLLQQANVEFDSLDYSRPGICPFCTIGYIKTDLNELSQSVQAICVAAEDYPLHTLVELDHMCRSRFKSLYVAYCNGPSGFFVSDLGIHQIMDTGQKDPETNRPIASSLTYPSFESFFIKPSWRFDRRCYESLKCGAALLLVERFSPQVLYNNATQQDIMVAREICDRIGANFEEFKRIIKDYRVQFTVTGSILGGYLSLEIRKFVSKQHETFPNMCFFDMAYNVVTTSMI, translated from the exons ATGAAGCGAAACGCCGAGGAAGCTAATCTGGACGATCTTATAACCTTGTATTCGAGGCCGATCCAAACTTTTTATCCGCAAGTATCAAACAAACTGCCCACCTTTTCAGGAATCAGCGATACTAAGATTTTTGACCGGCAAATTCGCCTTTGGGGTATAGAAATTCAGCAGCGACTTATGAGTTCAACTGTGTTGTTCGCTGGCAAAAATGTAATCCTAGAGGAGACAGCTAAGAATTGTCTACTAACTG GTATgaacataaaatttttgaactGTCAATTAGTAGACGATATAGACTGCAAATTTAGTTTTTTTGTCAAACCACAAGATCTGGGCACTCCACATTCTTTGTCATTGGCTACGAGATTGAAAACTATAACAACAAATCCTGGAAGAGTTACAGGCCACATTGGAGCCCTTTGTACGGCTAGATCCAGTCAAATTAATGTTCATTTGTTGCAGCAAGCAAATGTCGAGTTTGACAGTCTAGATTATTCTAGGCCAGGCATTTGCCCCTTTTGTACTATAGGCTATATCAAAACTGATCTGAACGAGCTATCTCAATCAGTCCAAGCAATTTGTGTCGCTGCTGAGGATTATCCTTTGCATACACTTGTGGAACTAGATCACATGTGTAGGAGTAGGTTTAAG AGTTTATATGTTGCTTATTGCAATGGACCATCTGGATTTTTCGTTTCCGATCTAGGAATTCATCAAAT AATGGATACGGGCCAGAAAGATCCAGAGACAAATCGGCCCATTGCCTCCTCCTTAACATATCCCTCATTCGAATCTTTCTTCATCAAACCA tCGTGGCGTTTTGACAGGAGGTGCTATGAATCACTAAAATGTGGAGCAGCACTGCTTTTAGTGGAACGGTTCTCGCCCCAGGTGCTTTATAATAACGCCACTCAGCAGGATATTATGGTGGCCCGGGAAATTTGCGATAGGATCGGTGCCAACTTTGAGGAGTTTAAAAGGATAATAAAGGATTATCGCGTGCAATTTACGGTTACAGGGTCTATTTTAGGGGGTTATTTGTCGCTAGAAATTCGAAAATTTGTCTCAAAACAGCACGAAACATTCCCTAACATGTGCTTCTTCGACATGGCCTATAATGTCGTAACTACAtcaatgatataa
- a CDS encoding hypothetical protein (overlaps_old_locusTagID:BBM_III07985), translated as MGGDYDEIGEEFLYTVRVGMLSEVAEFINENPSLNINYINEDGNTAIHYAAANNKGDVLRFLIEKGSIFNVKNKSGNTPLQWAVQTNSLNSVEVLLSVKEGEFLRHFDLLATNVYGKSVIGDAFERGNTDIIQLILSHPCSEQLVAHNTVDASNDPFKIIQQFDLNFIIHNTKIVIREVALNATGDLSVSIIPDSSEPDFTGVIVWEAAICLSNWIADLTGQFDNKVVLELGAGCGLPGITAAIFNTSKVILTDYSPISLENLKHNVQVNYSTIKSQVEVLKLDWNDYKGLDPRSIDIIIASDIIYDKMQPLNIINTVTHLLKVGGKFLYTYTDERAGIDEFIALIKGFNLEISKIPNKYRKLDIPNISADCIQLKFPIIFDDQSADITTNPQSNDSTNDMIELDGEVDRHGSGYRNIVSRGILKMLCATKL; from the coding sequence ATGGGAGGGGACTATGATGAGATTGGGGAGGAATTTCTATACACCGTTAGGGTGGGAATGCTCAGTGAAGTTGCAGAGtttataaatgaaaatCCAAgtttgaatataaattacataaatGAAGATGGAAATACAGCTATTCACTATGCAGCTGCCAATAACAAGGGCGATGTGTTGAGATTCCTAATTGAAAAAGGATCCATTTTTAACGTAAAAAACAAAAGTGGTAACACTCCTTTACAATGGGCGGTCCAGACCAACAGTTTAAATTCAGTTGAAGTGTTACTTTCTGTAAAAGAGGGAGAATTCTTGAGACATTTTGACTTGTTGGCCACTAATGTTTATGGCAAATCTGTAATTGGCGATGCGTTTGAAAGAGGCAATACtgatattatacaattaattctCTCTCATCCTTGTTCTGAGCAGTTGGTAGCTCATAACACAGTTGACGCATCAAATGATCcctttaaaataattcaacaATTCGATCTAAACTTCATAATACACAACACCAAAATTGTGATCAGAGAAGTGGCACTAAATGCCACTGGGGATTTAAGTGTCTCAATTATACCGGACTCATCAGAACCCGATTTTACAGGTGTTATTGTTTGGGAGGCAGCCATATGTCTATCCAATTGGATAGCAGATCTCACTGGACAGTTTGACAATAAAGTAGTACTTGAACTGGGTGCAGGCTGCGGTTTACCTGGGATCACTGCTGCAATTTTTAACACTTCAAAAGTCATCCTCACTGATTACTCTCCAATATCTCTTGAAAACCTAAAGCATAATGTACAAGTCAACTATAGCACTATTAAATCGCAAGTTGAGGTTTTAAAGCTAGATTGGAATGATTACAAGGGATTAGACCCACGAAGTATCGATATTATCATTGCTAGCGATATTATTTACGACAAAATGCAACCACTCAACATAATAAACACCGTTACGCACCTTTTGAAAGTCggtggcaaatttttgtacaCCTACACAGATGAAAGAGCTGGGATTGATGAGTTTATCGCACTAATTAAAGGATTCAATCTGGAAATTAGCAAAATCCCAAacaaatatcgcaaattgGATATCCCGAATATATCCGCAGATTGTATACAACTAAAATTCCCTATCATTTTTGATGATCAATCAGCTGACATAACAACTAATCCACAGTCTAACGACTCGACTAATGATATGATTGAATTAGATGGAGAAGTCGATCGGCATGGCAGTGGTTACAGAAATATAGTTTCAAGGGGAATCCTTAAAATGTTATGCGCCACTAAATTGTGA
- a CDS encoding hypothetical protein (overlaps_old_locusTagID:BBM_III08000) — protein MCKVIDDIYKVQGWTDTQPLDLESLKLILAALFIAPPDDIIEQILSQNGSINKSNLAVIIQELKQYKLRGSNLINLIKEFSVDNKINIDLLNTILIENGMNERDLDELLLVTMGDECKGNDVDINKFANGLDSLSGYEESIV, from the exons ATGTGTAAGGTTATTGACGATATTTATAAGGTTCAGGGCTGGACCGATACCCAGCCTTTAGACCTTGAATCCCTAAAACTAATTTTGGCTGCATTGTTTATAGCACCGCC tgatgatattattgaacaaattttgaGTCAAAATGGTTCAATCAACAAAAGCAATTTGGCAGTGATAATTCAAGAGTTAAAACAATACAAGCTTCGTGGATCTAATTTAATCAACCTAATTAAG GAATTTTCGGTggataacaaaattaatattgatttacTAAATACAATACTGATCGAAAATGGGATGAATGAGCGAGATTTAGATGAACTACTTCTCGTTACTATGGGCGACGAGTGCAAAGGCAATGATGTTgacattaataaatttgcaaatggGTTGGATTCCCTTTCTGGATATGAAGAAAGTATAGTTTAA
- a CDS encoding splicing factor 3A subunit 1 (overlaps_old_locusTagID:BBM_III07960), whose protein sequence is MEIIYPPADIKVVVDKTAQFVAKNGSKFEQRIRQDQDPQNSQRFAFLDIDNPYNAYYQMKLKEFQEGKETDTKPAIPQAILDRQKKESERAKKREQFLSLTDSSHTKINEVVEPEPDIFAVQHPFISSLDLEIIRITALFVARNGQRFLTGLASREKTNAQFDFLRPSHYLFPYFSSLIECYTKCLIPPQEQVDRIKKIAHDKFYLLAKSRNRFEWEAKKEEKIREMERERAAQRAEMQSVDWKEFVIVDTIDFTQEDADKDLPAPIDFELLGDRPPPPIKPTMDTTKTIQEEQPIINVQTVPDVLGPTESDEIGNVTIEDHTSPDDTVNYLAMDVGIETIDDGDETIKVVKGYVRKKKQGRDKTLQKCPITGQLVPEADMSTHLKNLLLDPQYKTQRDLLLSRAKQESAFAPLEDIEGNLANFVIKRPDICGIDLNEIDNPKKRK, encoded by the exons ATGGAAATAATATATCCCCCTGCGGATATAAAGGTTGTTGTGGATAAAACTGCACAATTTGTGGCAAAAAATGGTAGTAAATTCGAACAGCGCATTAGACAGGATCAAGATCCGCAGAATTCGCAGAGATTCGCGTTCCTTGACATCGACAACCCATACAACGCTTACTATCAAATGAAGTTAAAGGAATTTCAGGAGGGTAAAG AAACGGACACCAAACCCGCCATCCCTCAGGCAATATTAGACAGACAAAAGAAGGAAAGTGAACGGGCTAAAAAAAGggaacaatttttaagtCTAACAGATTCATCacatacaaaaattaatgaagTTGTTGAGCCTGAGCCAGATATATTTGCAGTGCAGCACCCGTTCATTTCCAGTTTAGACTTGGAAATAATTCGAATAACCGCGCTTTTTGTCGCTAGGAATGGGCAGAGGTTCCTCACTGGATTGGCAAGTCGCGAAAAAACTAATGCGCAATTTGATTTCTTACGCCCCTCGCATTATTTATTCCCTTACTTCAGTTCTCTTATCGAATGTTATACCAAGTGCTTAATACCTCCGCAGGAACAAGTGGATCGGATTAAGAAGATTGCacatgataaattttatctgtTGGCAAAAAGCAGGAATAGGTTTGAATGGGAGGCAAAGAAGGAGGAGAAGATTAGGGAGATGGAGAGGGAGAGGGCGGCTCAAAGAGCTGAAATGCAATCAGTCGATTGGAAGGAGTTTGTAATTGTAGATACCATTGATTTTACGCAGGAG GATGCGGATAAAGACCTCCCTGCACCAATTGACTTTGAACTCCTGGGAGACCGGCCCCCTCCTCCAATAAAACCAACGATGGATACCACCAAAACCATACAA GAGGAGCAGCCAATTATCAATGTACAAACTGTTCCAGATGTGTTGGGTCCTACTGAATCTGATGAAATTGGAAATGTTACAATTGAAGATCACACATCACCGGATGAtactgtaaattatttggcTATGGATGTTGGTATAGAGACAATTGATGATGGCGATGAGACAATTAAGGTGGTGAAGGGATATGTAAGGAAGAAGAAGCAGGGAAGGGATAAGACTCTGCAAAAGTGTCCGATTACAGGCCAATTGGTTCCAGAAGCTGACATGTCTACGCACCTAAAAAATCTTCTACTGGACCCGCAATACAAGACACAGAGGGATCTTTTGTTGTCAAGGGCTAAACAAGAATCTGCATTTGCACCCCTAGAAGATATAGAGGGGAACCTCGCGAATTTCGTTATAAAAAGACCTGATATTTGCGGAATCGatttaaatgaaatagACAACCCTAAAAAACGCAAGTAG
- a CDS encoding Protein kinase domain (overlaps_old_locusTagID:BBM_III07970) yields the protein MKSGFLNTGNSRTSLLSEISESKPGEKYKLDDFDLERRIGTGNFSNIWFASLKCDPEKYFALKIFDRKQVEKLKVQECLVQERRNMAKLMDPGHPNIIKFEGSFKDDKNLYILYEMADTGELWNFMKLTGIPYEKLAANLILQLVNSLEYIHSKNIVHRDIKCENLVISRDGQLKLIDFGSSVDLDYPIPTVNGTQHCVGTPRFMAPESVQNGNSGKLRDLWSLGCTIYQILTGHPPFFGSTDYFVYNRILSGELKIPNCLSEAARDLIKKLIVLEPQNRLGAINGFSEIKNHKFFECTKSCNFVERSKNHVSAYEDQDFMFDSTFVIDKNWGEFKNVCRRFSETLIKIQDYESQDDFNKSKELELELECIIKETECGFSDCGKLKCRIHGKGELLHFHLSDWKAQREKEMIEANKWLK from the exons atgAAGTCTGGATTTTTGAACACGGGTAATTCCAGAACTTCACTATTGTCAGAGATATCG GAATCTAAGCCCGGAgaaaaatacaaattggatgattttGACCTGGAGCGTCGTATTGGAACGGGAAATTTCTCAAATATTTGGTTTGCTTCGCTAAAATGTGACCCGGAAAAGTACTTTGCCCTAAAAATATTCGATCGC AAACAAGTTGAAAAGTTAAAAGTACAGGAGTGTTTAGTACAAGAGAGAAGGAATATGGCTAAATTGATGGATCCGGGCCATCCAAATATCATAAAGTTCGAAGGATCTTTTAAGGATGATaagaatttatatatcCTATATGAGATGGCTGA CACAGGAGAACTTTGGAATTTTATGAAGTTAACTGGAATTCCCTATGAGAAGTTGGCtgcaaatttgattttgcAACTAGTAAATTCATTAGAATACATCCATTCCAAAAACATCGTACATCGTGATATTAAA TGTGAAAACCTAGTTATTTCTAGAGATGGACAATTGAagttaattgattttggTTCATCTGTTGATCTGGATTATCCAATTCCCACAGTAAACGG tacGCAACATTGCGTTGGAACTCCAAGATTTATGGCGCCTGAAAGTGTGCAGAATGGTAACAGTGGGAAGTTGAGAGATTTGTGGAGTTTAGGATGTActatatatcaaattttaactGGTCATCCGCCTTTCTTTGGCTCAACAGATTACTTCGTTTATAATAGGATACTTTCCGGGGAATTGAAAATCCCAAACTGCTTATCGGAGGCTGCTAGAGatttgattaaaaaattaattgttcTAGAGCCTCAAAATCGTCTTGGGGCGATAAATGGCTTTTCTGAAATTAAAAACCATAAGTTCTTTGAGTGTACAAAAAGTTGCAATTTTGTTGAACGTTCAAAAAATCACGTTTCTGCTTACGAAGACCAAGATTTCATGTTTGATAGCACATTTGtgattgataaaaattggGGGGAATTCAAAAATGTATGTCGAAGATTTAGCGAAACTCTGATTAAGATTCAAGATTATGAATCTCAGGACGATTTTAATAAGTCTAAGGAGTTGGAACTGGAATTGGAATGTATAATAAAGGAGACAGAATGTGGATTTAGTGATTGTGGTAAATTGAAGTGCAGGATTCACGGAAAGGGTGAGCTTCTTCACTTCCATTTGAGCGACTGGAAGGCACAAAGGGAGAAGGAGATGATAGAAGCCAATAAATGGCTTAAATAG
- a CDS encoding CCAAT-box DNA binding protein subunit B-CBFD_NFYB_HMF (overlaps_old_locusTagID:BBM_III07964): MYHNPKLVGYTNEAILYNALIANNFPWLYQGTVSNLSGNVSFYLLSLLPISNIIPSAKIAEELKTMLNIVFEILPLKFRLKSKIITGGDIINAMKNLGFDRYAGILMDFHTNRKELNNKSRVFHKYGK, encoded by the exons ATGTATCATAACCCAAAATTAGTCGGTTATACAAATGAAgctatattatataatgcGCTAATAGCAAACAATTTCCCATGGTTGTACCAGGGAACAGTctcaaattt ATCAGGAAATGTGAGTTTTTATTTACTTAGTCTTTTACCGATCTCTAATATAATCC CTTCAGCTAAAATAGCAGAGGAATTGAAAACAATGCTCAATATTGTGTT CGAGATATTACCTTTAAAATTTAGGCTT AAGAGCAAAATAATCACCGGTGGCGATATTATTAATGCTATGAAAAATCTAGGGTTTGATCGATATGCAGGAATTTTAATGGATTTTCATACAAATCGGAAAGAACTTAATAATAAATCTCGGGTATTTCACAAATATGgtaaataa
- a CDS encoding 50S ribosomal protein L20 (overlaps_old_locusTagID:BBM_III07950) codes for MKVPKQVVFEITKGFRGRSKKCLKIAAIRAQRALLHSYRIRKTRHIRYRVHWIAGINRASREWKFCYSKFIGTLLRTNIWLDRKSLYNLAITEPMSFKALVDESKHLYYFNRHKIRDISQY; via the coding sequence ATGAAAGTACCCAAGCAGGTGGTTTTTGAAATAACCAAAGGGTTCAGGGGGAGGAGTAAAAAGTGTCTCAAAATCGCTGCAATACGTGCTCAAAGGGCACTCTTGCATAGTTATAGAATACGTAAAACCAGGCATATTAGATATCGAGTGCATTGGATTGCTGGAATTAATAGGGCTAGTAGGGAATGGAAATTTTGCTATTCAAAGTTCATTGGCACATTGTTGCGCACTAATATTTGGTTGGACCGCAAGTCTCTCTATAACCTAGCAATTACGGAGCCTATGAGTTTTAAGGCGCTAGTAGATGAATCTAAACATTTGTACTATTTCAATCGTCATAAGATTAGGgatatatcacaatatTAA